From a region of the Eulemur rufifrons isolate Redbay chromosome 7, OSU_ERuf_1, whole genome shotgun sequence genome:
- the FOXE1 gene encoding forkhead box protein E1 yields MTAESGPPPPPPQPEMLAAVKEESGEAAATGTGVPAESAGRGSGGRRRKRPLQRGKPPYSYIALIAMAIAHAPERRLTLGGIYKFITERFPFYRDNPKKWQNSIRHNLTLNDCFLKIPREAGRPGKGNYWALDPNAEDMFESGSFLRRRKRFKRSDLSTYPAYMHDAAAAAAAAAAAAAAAIFPGAVSAARPPYPGAVYAGYGPPSLAAPPPVYYPAASPGPCRVFGLVPERPLSPELGPAPSGPGGSCAFASVGAPATTTGYQPTGCTGARPANPSAYAAAYAGTDGAYPQGAGGALFAAAGRLTGPASPSTGGSSGSVESAVDFYGRTSPGQFGALGPCYNPGGQLGGGSGGTYHARHAAAYPGGMDRFVSAM; encoded by the coding sequence ATGACTGCGGAGAGcgggccgccgccgcccccgccgcagCCCGAGATGCTGGCGGCCGTGAAGGAGGAAAGCGGCGAGGCCGCGGCGACTGGCACCGGGGTCCCGGCGGAGAGCGCGGGCCGCGGCTCCGGCGGGCGGCGCCGCAAGCGCCCCCTGCAGCGCGGGAAGCCGCCCTACAGCTACATCGCGCTCATCGCCATGGCCATCGCGCACGCGCCCGAGCGCCGCCTGACGTTGGGCGGCATCTACAAGTTCATCACCGAGCGCTTCCCCTTCTACCGCGACAACCCCAAAAAGTGGCAGAACAGCATCCGCCACAACCTCACGCTCAACGACTGCTTCCTCAAGATCCCGCGCGAGGCCGGCCGCCCGGGCAAGGGCAACTACTGGGCGCTCGACCCCAACGCTGAGGACATGTTCGAGAGCGGCAGCTTCCTACGCCGCCGCAAGCGCTTCAAGCGATCGGACCTCTCCACGTACCCGGCCTACATGCACGACGCGGCggccgccgcagccgccgccgccgccgccgccgctgccgccatCTTCCCGGGCGCCGTCTCCGCCGCGCGCCCGCCCTACCCGGGCGCCGTCTACGCGGGCTACGGGCCGCCGTCGCTCGCCGCGCCGCCGCCGGTCTACTACCCTGCCGCGTCGCCGGGCCCTTGCCGCGTCTTCGGCCTGGTTCCTGAGCGGCCGCTCAGCCCGGAGCTGGGCCCCGCGCCGTCGGGGCCGGGCGGCTCCTGCGCCTTTGCCTCGGTCGGCGCTCCCGCAACTACCACCGGCTACCAGCCCACCGGCTGTACAGGGGCCCGGCCAGCCAATCCCTCGGCCTATGCGGCCGCCTACGCGGGCACCGACGGCGCGTACCCTCAGGGGGCCGGCGGCGCGCTCTTTGCAGCTGCTGGCCGCCTGACCGGACCCGCTTCGCCCTCCACGGGTGGTAGCAGTGGCAGCGTTGAGAGCGCTGTAGATTTCTACGGGCGCACATCGCCCGGCCAGTTCGGAGCGCTGGGGCCCTGCTACAATCCTGGCGGGCAGCTAGGAGGGGGCAGTGGAGGCACCTACCATGCTCGCCATGCCGCCGCCTATCCTGGCGGGATGGATCGGTTCGTGTCCGCCATGTGA